The Fervidicoccaceae archaeon genome contains the following window.
AGAAGCTGGGCTTGAAGCTCTCGCTCGACGAGCTGCGCGCCGTGAGTAGGTACTTCGCGGAGCGCGGCAGGGACCCAACGGACGTTGAGCTGCACACTCTGGCCCAGACGTGGTCGGAGCACTGCAGACACAAGACCTTCCGGGGAGTGATCGTCGACGAGAGCGGGAGAGTAGTCGCCGAGGATATGCTCAAGAGCTACATAGCGAGAGCCACGGAGGAAATAGGAGCCCCTTGGGTCCTCTCGTTTCTCAAGGACAATGCGGGGATAATAGAATTCGTCGACGGCTACGCCCTCGCCGTCAAGGTCGAGACGCACAATCACCCGTCGGCGGTTGACCCATTCGGTGGAGCTGCTACCGGGGTTGGTGGAGTCATAAGAGACGTCTTGGCCGTGTGGGCTAAGCCCGTGGCGCTAATCGACGTATTGTGCTTCGGTCCTCTCGACTACCCACACGAGAGGCTCCCTCTCGGCGTCAAGCACCCCAGGTATCTCTTCCGAGGCGTAGTCTCGGGGATAGGATACTACGGCAACAACGTGGGCATCCCAACGGTCGCCGGAGCAGTCTACTTCGATGAGGGCTACGTTGGGAACGTGGTCGTTTACGCTGGCTGCGTAGGCGTGTTGCCGAAGAACGCTTACAAGTGGGCCGCGAAAGCCGGAGAATACCTCTTGCTCCTCGGCAATAGGACGGGAAGGGACGGCATAGGAGGCGCGACCTTCGCTTCGGACGAGCTCAGCAATGAGGCCGAGGCCCACAGGTCGGCGGTCCAGATACCGGATCCCATAGAAGAAGAGAAGCTCAAGAGGGCCATCCTCAGGATACGAGATGAGGGCCTCGGCACCGGCATCACGGATTTAGGAGGAGGAGGTCTGGCCGTAGCCGTTGCAGAAGTAGCCGGTAGAGCGGGGACTGGGGCCGAGGTGGAGCTCGGGGAGGTTCATCTGCGCGAGCCCCTCGCACCGTGGGAGATCTGGGTCTCAGAGTCGCAAGAGAGGATGCTCCTGACCGTTCCTCGAGAAAATGTCGAGAGAGTGCTGGACATCGTCGAGGAGGAAGAGCTCGAGGCCTCGGTGATCGGTCGTCTCACGAGCGGGCGGTCGCTGCGCGTCTACTATTACGGAGAGACCGTAGCCGACTTGGACGTAGAGTTCCTTCTCAATCCCCCGAGAGCGGTGAGGGTCGCGTCGTGGAGGCCCCCGAGCCTCGAGGAGCCCGAGCTGCCCGAGCCGAGCGACCTGAGCTCGGAGCTTCTCCGGCTCCTAGCGTCTCCGAACGTGGCCAGCAGAGAAGAGATCATCAGAACGTACGATCACGAGGTTCAGGGCAACACGCTGCTCAAGCCGTTAGACGGCGAGCTTGGCGGTCCCAACGATGCCGTGGTACTAAAGCCGCTCGACGACAGCTGGGCTGGCGTCGTGATCTCGGTCGGGCTCAAGCCCTCCTACTCCAAAATAGACCCCTATTGGATGGCGGCTTCAAGCATCGAGGAGGCTTTGAGGAATAACGTAGCGGTGGGAGGCAGGAGGATAGCGATCCTCGACAACTTCGTTTGGGGTAATCCGGAGAAGCCGGATAGGATGGGGGCGCTCCTGAGAGCCGTGGAGGCTTGCTATCACTTCGCCAAGACTTTTGGGACTCCCTTCATCTCGGGCAAGGACAGCCTCTACAACGAGTCGCCGCTCGGTCCGGTACTCCCCACGCTCTTGATAACCGCGATCGGCGTGATCCCGGACGCCAAGAAGACCGTCTCGGTCTCATTGAAGAGGGCCGGCGATCCCATCTACGTATTGGGCCTCACGAGGAGAGAGCTCGGCGGATCAGAGTACTACAGGCTTCGAGGCATAGTCGGAGCCTCGGTTCCAAAGGTGTACCCGGACGAGTCGAGGAAAACTATGAGAGCTCTGACGAGGGCCATAGACCTCGGGCACGTCCTAGCGGCCCACGATATATCGGAGGGAGGTCTGGGGGTAGCGATCGCAGAGATGACCTTAGCGCGAGGTCTCGGCGTGGTGCTGGAGCTCAGCTCTCTCCCGCGCGTTGGGGTCGACCGCGACGATCACGCTCTCTTCTCCGAGAGCAACGGCAGATTCTTGGTCGAGGTCGAGAGGAGCCGAGCGCGCGAGTTCGAGGAGCTGATGTCGAGCATGGGTTGCGCGTTCGCCAAAATCGGTGAGGTGAGAGGCGACGGGAGGCTCGTGGTCTACGGATTGAGGCGCCCGGACGAGGTGGTCGTCGACTTGGGAGTGAGCGAGCTCAGAGAAGCGTGGAGAAGAGGTCTGATGGTCCGTTGAGCGTTAAAATACTAGTGCTGAGAGCTCCGGGAACGAACTGCGATGAGGAAACGGCGAGGGCGGTTAGAGACGTAGGCCTAGAGGCCGAGGTGGTTCACGTAAGCTTGTTAATTCGCGGAAGAAAGAGGCTCGAGGACTACGCTGGCTTGATCATACCCGGAGGCTTCTCTTATGGCGATAGAGTGAGAGCCGGAGCGATATTGGGCAAGCTTCTCGAAGCGCACCTGGGAGACGAGCTCAGGGACTACGTGAGCTCGGGAGCCCCAGTGCTCGGGATATGTAATGGGTTCCAGGCTCTCGTCGAAGCCGGGCTCTTGCCCGACTCCGGGCGATTCGGCGGGGTCTCGATGGCTCTGGCCCCCAACGTCACGGCCAGGTTCGAAGCCAGATGGGTTAGGCTCATAGTAGAGAGACCGGAGCTCTGCGCTTTCACCAGGCTCGTGCCGGAGGGAGCTCTGCTGCGAATGCCTGTGGCTCACGCCGAGGGGAGATTCATTGCGCCGCCAGAGGCTCTACGCGATCTAGTCTCTCGCCCCAGGACCCTCCTTAGGTACGCGAAGCCCGACGGCAGCCCGGCGGCGGGCGAGTACCCATACAACCCGAATGGGTCGATGATGGACTTAGCCGGTTTGTGCAACGAACGCGGCAACGTTATGGGGCTCATGCCGCATCCGGAGAGAGCCCTCTACTCGTGGCAGCTGCCCGAGGGCCCCCGCAACGACTCGCGGTCGGACGGGCGGCTCATTTTCGCGTCGATGGCCGATTACGTGCTTGAGCGGCTCAGGTGACGTCGGCGGCCCGGCAAGAGCATGATAAATATTCCTCAAATGACCGGCTTCGTTTCACTCGAGTTGCAACCGCTTTTTAGAGCGCGGTTGATTAGCAAGCTCAGGCGGTGCACCTCGTGTGCTCGAAGCTCGCTCGAGCCTCTGCCCCTATTGCGGCATCGGTTGTCGAGTGAGAGCGAAGCGGGTCAATGGAGCTAGCATCATCTTGGGTCTCCCGGGGGAAGGTCCTCACAACGGAGCCATCTGCGGCAAAGCTCGAGACCTATCGTTCATCTCCTCTCGAGATAGGCTGCTGAGACCGCTCGAGAGGAGGGAAAGCGGCTTCAGAGAGCTGAGCTGGAGAGACGCCATCAAGAGGGTCGCGGAGGGGCTGCGCGAGATCGCGAGAACTCGCGGGCCCGAAAGCTTGGGATTCATCGTGGGAGCGAAGCTCTTCAATGAGGAGATCTATGCGATCCAGAAGCTGGCGAGGCTCCTAGGCACGAACAACGTAGACAACTGCGCCAGGCTCTGCCACGCCCCCACGGTCTTGGCCATGAGGGCGACGACCGGCGCGGGAGCTCTAACTTGCTCCTTCGAGGACCTGATAGAGTCGGACTTGATCGTTTTGTGGGGCACGAATCCCGTGGAGACCTACCCGGTCTTGGTATCGCACTATTTGGCCAAGGCGAGGGCTAGAGGGGCGAAGCTGATGGTGGTCGACCCCATTAAGACCTCGACGGCGAATTCCGCCGACCTCTTCATCCAAGTGAGACCCGGGACGGACGTCGTGTTAGTGAACTCAATGATAAGCCTGATCTTACGAGAGGGGCTATATGATGGAGATTTCGTCGAGAGTAGAGTCGAAGGATTAGAAGACCTCGAGCCCATGGTCTCGAAGTACACCCCTGAAGTCGCTAGCCGCATCTGCGGTGTACCGCCCGAGCTGATAGTCGAAGCAACCCACCTCTTAGCTGACGCTGAGAAAGGCTCGCTGCTCTGGTCGATGGGGGTCACCCAACACTTTAACGGCTTCGCGTGCGCGGCGTCTCTCGCTACGCTTGCCGCCCTCCTCGGGTGGTAT
Protein-coding sequences here:
- the purQ gene encoding phosphoribosylformylglycinamidine synthase I — its product is MEKRSDGPLSVKILVLRAPGTNCDEETARAVRDVGLEAEVVHVSLLIRGRKRLEDYAGLIIPGGFSYGDRVRAGAILGKLLEAHLGDELRDYVSSGAPVLGICNGFQALVEAGLLPDSGRFGGVSMALAPNVTARFEARWVRLIVERPELCAFTRLVPEGALLRMPVAHAEGRFIAPPEALRDLVSRPRTLLRYAKPDGSPAAGEYPYNPNGSMMDLAGLCNERGNVMGLMPHPERALYSWQLPEGPRNDSRSDGRLIFASMADYVLERLR
- the purL gene encoding phosphoribosylformylglycinamidine synthase subunit PurL; the encoded protein is MRSARSSRLVETIKLVGASDERLREINEKLGLKLSLDELRAVSRYFAERGRDPTDVELHTLAQTWSEHCRHKTFRGVIVDESGRVVAEDMLKSYIARATEEIGAPWVLSFLKDNAGIIEFVDGYALAVKVETHNHPSAVDPFGGAATGVGGVIRDVLAVWAKPVALIDVLCFGPLDYPHERLPLGVKHPRYLFRGVVSGIGYYGNNVGIPTVAGAVYFDEGYVGNVVVYAGCVGVLPKNAYKWAAKAGEYLLLLGNRTGRDGIGGATFASDELSNEAEAHRSAVQIPDPIEEEKLKRAILRIRDEGLGTGITDLGGGGLAVAVAEVAGRAGTGAEVELGEVHLREPLAPWEIWVSESQERMLLTVPRENVERVLDIVEEEELEASVIGRLTSGRSLRVYYYGETVADLDVEFLLNPPRAVRVASWRPPSLEEPELPEPSDLSSELLRLLASPNVASREEIIRTYDHEVQGNTLLKPLDGELGGPNDAVVLKPLDDSWAGVVISVGLKPSYSKIDPYWMAASSIEEALRNNVAVGGRRIAILDNFVWGNPEKPDRMGALLRAVEACYHFAKTFGTPFISGKDSLYNESPLGPVLPTLLITAIGVIPDAKKTVSVSLKRAGDPIYVLGLTRRELGGSEYYRLRGIVGASVPKVYPDESRKTMRALTRAIDLGHVLAAHDISEGGLGVAIAEMTLARGLGVVLELSSLPRVGVDRDDHALFSESNGRFLVEVERSRAREFEELMSSMGCAFAKIGEVRGDGRLVVYGLRRPDEVVVDLGVSELREAWRRGLMVR